In Crinalium epipsammum PCC 9333, the following are encoded in one genomic region:
- the rbfA gene encoding 30S ribosome-binding factor RbfA, producing MATDRRVSRVAEQIKREIGQMLIQDIKDDRVGAGMVSVTDVDVSGDLQHAKIFVSIYGTDEAKAETMAGLKAATGYVRRELGHRVRLRRTPEVIFLEDRSIERGNRVLSLINKISQEHPDQDRAQSIDDDVVSAEEE from the coding sequence ATGGCTACAGATCGTCGCGTATCTCGCGTTGCCGAACAAATTAAGCGCGAAATCGGGCAAATGCTGATCCAAGATATCAAAGACGATCGCGTGGGCGCAGGAATGGTCAGCGTCACAGATGTAGACGTATCAGGCGACCTGCAACACGCTAAAATCTTTGTCAGCATCTATGGAACAGATGAAGCCAAGGCGGAAACGATGGCTGGCTTAAAGGCTGCAACTGGATATGTCCGCCGTGAACTCGGTCATCGAGTGCGCTTGCGTCGGACACCAGAGGTAATCTTTCTAGAAGATCGTTCTATAGAACGAGGTAATCGCGTATTATCGCTGATCAACAAAATTAGTCAAGAACACCCTGATCAGGATCGCGCTCAGAGTATAGACGATGATGTTGTTTCAGCAGAGGAAGAATAA
- a CDS encoding ATP-binding protein — MLKAANIIYKKGNNEQQHSALQLPRILSSFETWGFSVTGLLLWIAAAPAMNKELGSQAIFVWLPGVIVGILLNLQVKHFGSFWQEISGGTPNYTTRLLKNYPSLGKYAAIGYYISWVAVLPINAIILADLVNDNLAHFNLVYSPILLRVGFTIIAFVVAFSGTRALGILHLFFVVPAVGLILAFCLQGNFWLVFSSDSPGFLPKSWSNFNFVAWAKWFLFATYAVYSCETASSFVADSKKPRNTLQSLVFTACLIPIVYLGGSWLVMRLATAPELGNDTFLNLVAAAQPFWDGSAAFLVTFLIVSGCLLTCATAVANSPRVLYQLALDGHISPVFAITSRQGILAPGLVFTLIVSLLLLIWGNLSQIVAATSVGWLSSFIGLHWGLWLNRGRPEVRWAWLSLFFAICESVALIVGGLAWGGKYLLIGLFAPIAILGVDALLRRVKLKKIHPIWWIERYYPTSTVKHQDLVLVQVSILLLLLCGTTLITWIIRGKLEGVPGTVQANLLVVVLMTVAFVGVAIACWTSLPQVAAIAQLQEQTEQRFITAMETMPDTILVLNGKGIIRQANPAATSLFDIKLPHLVGLHLDKLLPSLPEDMEKWSRISEHTLQHAQVLRAVEMTFSDGVHRDTDEYVVILRDFTERKQAEIERTRLLLQEQAARAEAEAAQERITNTLESITDGFFALDKEWRVTYLNLQAEKILLRSREELLGKNIWSAFNYTGSLGEEFYIQAQKTVSENVVTHFEAFSPTYNMWLECHFYPSSEGMSSYFRNISDRKQAEADINKSLQQQQELTELKSSLITRMSHEFRTPLSIILSSTELIEHYSHRLSDEKKSTLFNQVTNSAKQITKLLDECLTINQAESQKIKFNPSLIELEKLIQELIAEIQSNTDNHKITFLGEGNCQSAVMDVNILRKSLNELLVNAIKYSPEGSEIQLKVTCENKKAVFQVKDQGIGIPASEQNHVFERFYRGSNVSNISGIGLGLSIVKKLVELHQGSIDVSSEIGVGSTFTVVIPL; from the coding sequence ATGCTAAAAGCGGCAAATATTATCTACAAAAAGGGAAATAACGAGCAGCAGCATTCAGCCCTACAACTTCCACGTATCTTAAGTTCATTTGAAACTTGGGGATTTAGCGTTACAGGGCTGCTGTTGTGGATTGCTGCTGCGCCTGCTATGAATAAGGAACTTGGCTCACAAGCTATTTTTGTTTGGTTGCCTGGAGTGATTGTTGGTATACTGCTGAACTTACAGGTAAAACATTTCGGTAGTTTTTGGCAGGAAATTTCCGGGGGAACGCCTAATTATACGACTAGGCTATTAAAAAACTATCCTAGCTTGGGTAAATATGCAGCTATTGGATATTACATCAGTTGGGTAGCAGTTTTGCCCATTAATGCAATTATCCTTGCTGATTTAGTTAATGATAATTTGGCTCATTTTAACTTGGTGTATTCTCCTATACTTTTAAGAGTTGGATTCACCATAATTGCTTTTGTGGTGGCATTTAGTGGTACACGCGCTTTAGGAATTTTACATTTATTTTTTGTTGTCCCAGCAGTCGGCTTAATACTGGCTTTTTGCCTGCAAGGAAATTTTTGGTTGGTATTTTCTAGCGATAGTCCTGGGTTTTTACCTAAAAGTTGGTCTAATTTTAACTTTGTAGCTTGGGCAAAGTGGTTTTTATTTGCCACCTATGCTGTTTATAGTTGTGAAACGGCTTCTTCTTTTGTTGCTGATAGCAAAAAACCTCGCAACACTTTGCAATCTTTAGTATTTACGGCTTGCTTAATTCCCATTGTATATTTGGGTGGTTCTTGGCTAGTCATGCGTTTGGCAACCGCACCAGAATTAGGCAATGACACTTTTTTAAATTTAGTAGCGGCAGCCCAACCATTTTGGGATGGTAGCGCAGCATTTTTAGTAACCTTCCTGATTGTTAGTGGTTGCTTGCTTACTTGTGCAACCGCAGTTGCTAATAGCCCCCGTGTTTTATATCAACTTGCACTTGATGGACATATTTCGCCTGTATTTGCAATTACTTCTCGACAAGGTATTTTAGCCCCTGGCTTGGTTTTCACGCTAATAGTCAGTTTGTTATTACTAATTTGGGGAAATCTCTCCCAAATTGTGGCAGCGACAAGTGTGGGGTGGCTTTCTAGCTTTATTGGCTTGCATTGGGGACTGTGGCTAAATCGCGGTAGACCAGAGGTAAGATGGGCTTGGTTATCGTTGTTTTTCGCGATTTGCGAGTCAGTAGCATTAATTGTTGGGGGGTTAGCTTGGGGTGGAAAATATCTTTTAATTGGTTTATTTGCGCCAATTGCAATTTTGGGTGTGGATGCACTGCTACGCCGAGTTAAGTTAAAAAAAATACACCCTATTTGGTGGATTGAACGCTACTATCCCACTTCTACAGTCAAGCACCAAGATTTGGTTTTGGTACAGGTAAGTATCCTGTTGTTATTACTTTGTGGCACTACACTGATTACTTGGATAATTAGAGGCAAGTTAGAAGGGGTTCCTGGCACTGTACAAGCTAATTTGTTGGTGGTTGTGCTGATGACAGTTGCTTTTGTGGGAGTAGCGATCGCTTGTTGGACAAGTTTACCTCAAGTTGCTGCTATTGCCCAGTTGCAGGAACAAACTGAACAACGCTTTATTACAGCAATGGAAACTATGCCAGATACTATTCTGGTATTAAATGGAAAAGGGATAATTCGTCAAGCCAATCCTGCTGCTACATCACTATTTGATATTAAGTTGCCACATCTGGTAGGACTTCACCTTGATAAGTTACTACCAAGTTTGCCGGAAGATATGGAAAAGTGGTCACGTATTAGTGAGCATACATTACAACACGCTCAAGTTTTACGTGCTGTTGAAATGACTTTTTCCGATGGTGTACATCGTGATACTGATGAATATGTAGTTATTTTGCGGGATTTTACTGAACGTAAGCAAGCAGAAATTGAACGTACTCGCTTGCTATTGCAAGAACAAGCTGCAAGGGCTGAAGCGGAAGCGGCGCAAGAACGAATTACTAATACTTTGGAAAGTATTACTGATGGCTTTTTTGCTTTAGATAAAGAGTGGCGGGTAACTTATTTAAATTTACAAGCTGAGAAAATTTTACTGCGATCGCGCGAAGAATTACTAGGTAAAAATATTTGGTCGGCATTTAACTATACAGGAAGTCTCGGTGAGGAGTTTTATATACAAGCTCAAAAAACCGTATCAGAAAACGTTGTGACTCATTTTGAAGCTTTTTCACCTACCTACAATATGTGGCTGGAATGTCACTTTTACCCGTCTTCCGAGGGGATGTCTTCTTATTTTAGAAATATTAGCGATCGCAAACAAGCAGAAGCCGATATTAATAAATCCTTGCAACAACAACAGGAACTCACTGAACTCAAATCTAGTTTAATTACCAGGATGTCCCATGAGTTCCGCACCCCGCTATCAATAATTTTATCTTCTACCGAATTAATTGAACATTATAGTCATAGGTTGTCGGATGAGAAAAAATCGACTTTGTTTAATCAAGTTACTAATTCTGCTAAACAAATAACTAAGCTTTTAGATGAATGTCTTACTATTAATCAGGCAGAATCTCAAAAAATAAAATTTAATCCTTCCCTAATTGAGTTAGAAAAACTTATTCAGGAATTAATTGCAGAAATTCAATCGAATACGGATAACCATAAAATTACTTTTTTAGGTGAAGGCAATTGTCAAAGTGCAGTAATGGATGTCAATATTTTACGCAAGTCTCTAAACGAGTTATTGGTAAATGCGATTAAATATTCTCCTGAAGGCAGCGAAATCCAGTTAAAAGTTACTTGTGAAAATAAAAAAGCAGTTTTTCAAGTTAAAGATCAGGGGATTGGTATTCCTGCTTCAGAGCAAAATCATGTATTTGAGCGTTTCTATCGTGGCAGCAATGTTAGTAATATTTCTGGTATAGGACTTGGGTTGTCAATAGTTAAAAAATTGGTGGAGTTACATCAAGGTTCAATTGATGTAAGCAGCGAGATAGGGGTAGGTAGCACTTTTACTGTTGTTATACCTTTGTAG
- a CDS encoding glycoside hydrolase family 3 N-terminal domain-containing protein, with protein sequence MISVNRPTLSLSEVDTLSLEEQVAQMVVVRASGYLFDHQIQYPEWEPPAAALQHWVENLGVGGVILMGGSAGELTLRSQQLQSWAKIPLVIAADIEEGVGQRFTGATWFPPPMALSAIARKNPETAQKYAAQMGEITAAEALAIGINWVLAPIVDVNNNPVNPVINVRAFGENPSEVTQLATAFIQGAQKYPVLTTAKHFPGHGDTAVDSHLHLPVLPHSPERLAEIELPSFKAAIASGVDAVMSAHLLIPAWDADKPATLSKRILTQELRQNLGFEGLIVTDALVMGAIANTYGANEAPVMAVEAGADIILMPLDPPGAIKAVCEAVASGRISAERIRASVERIWKAKQKLFPASIAVSEGAEEFLTNVYQLAQPTALSIADTILKESQIISGAVPLQALANQATSKRNLIVVDDILSTDYLGKQAPAIALPLQLGYQLQLLDSHTPLAESSDTPTLLQLFIRGNPFRGSAGMTRIAEEVLQKLLATNQLQALLIYGSPYAYQQLLPKLSGDTPCIFSYGQMPAAQAIVLKTLFNS encoded by the coding sequence TTGATATCAGTAAATAGACCAACACTATCCCTATCTGAAGTAGATACGCTTTCTCTGGAAGAGCAGGTAGCCCAAATGGTCGTAGTACGAGCATCTGGCTACCTATTCGACCACCAAATTCAGTATCCAGAATGGGAACCACCAGCAGCCGCGCTACAACACTGGGTAGAAAACCTGGGTGTGGGTGGTGTGATTTTGATGGGCGGTAGTGCTGGGGAATTAACGTTGCGATCGCAACAACTCCAAAGTTGGGCGAAAATTCCCTTAGTAATTGCTGCCGATATCGAAGAAGGTGTTGGTCAAAGGTTTACTGGTGCAACTTGGTTCCCGCCACCAATGGCGCTAAGTGCTATTGCTCGCAAAAATCCCGAAACAGCCCAAAAATATGCCGCGCAGATGGGAGAAATCACGGCTGCGGAAGCATTAGCAATTGGGATTAACTGGGTATTGGCTCCTATAGTTGATGTCAATAATAATCCTGTTAACCCAGTTATCAACGTTCGCGCTTTTGGTGAAAATCCATCGGAAGTTACTCAGTTAGCAACTGCTTTTATTCAAGGCGCTCAAAAATACCCAGTTTTAACCACAGCAAAGCATTTTCCAGGTCACGGCGATACTGCTGTTGATTCCCATTTACATTTACCTGTATTACCGCACTCACCAGAAAGATTAGCAGAAATTGAACTACCATCATTTAAAGCTGCGATCGCATCTGGTGTAGATGCAGTAATGAGCGCACACTTATTAATTCCAGCTTGGGATGCAGACAAACCAGCCACCCTATCCAAGCGGATTTTAACTCAAGAACTCCGCCAAAATTTAGGATTTGAAGGTTTAATCGTCACTGATGCCCTAGTTATGGGCGCAATTGCTAATACTTATGGTGCAAATGAAGCCCCTGTGATGGCAGTCGAAGCTGGCGCTGATATTATCTTAATGCCACTCGATCCACCAGGCGCAATCAAGGCAGTATGTGAAGCAGTTGCATCTGGAAGAATTTCTGCTGAAAGAATTCGTGCTTCTGTCGAACGTATTTGGAAAGCCAAGCAAAAGTTATTCCCTGCGTCTATTGCTGTTAGTGAAGGGGCAGAGGAGTTTTTAACAAATGTCTACCAACTTGCTCAACCAACAGCTTTAAGCATTGCCGACACTATTTTAAAAGAGTCTCAAATTATTAGTGGCGCAGTACCTTTACAAGCATTAGCAAATCAAGCAACTAGCAAACGCAACTTGATTGTTGTTGATGATATTTTGTCTACTGATTATTTAGGCAAACAAGCACCTGCGATCGCACTTCCGCTACAACTTGGATATCAACTACAACTGCTTGATTCTCACACTCCCTTAGCAGAGTCATCTGATACTCCCACCTTATTACAACTATTTATTCGTGGGAATCCCTTCCGAGGTAGTGCTGGGATGACGCGCATCGCAGAAGAAGTGCTGCAAAAACTTTTAGCTACAAATCAACTACAAGCTTTGTTAATTTATGGTAGCCCCTACGCCTACCAGCAGTTGTTGCCCAAACTTTCTGGCGATACTCCCTGCATTTTTTCCTATGGACAGATGCCAGCCGCTCAAGCAATTGTTTTAAAAACCTTATTTAATTCATAA
- a CDS encoding sulfite exporter TauE/SafE family protein, whose amino-acid sequence MIIESVITAKFWILTAGGLFSGILAGILGIGGGTVLVPLLVTLGYSPVKAVATSSLAILITATSGTVQNWRMGYIDAQKVIYLGIPAIFTAQIGAYLASRVASYLLLSTFGLLLLLNVYLVELRKRIIAKEESGNHQEFNPVVSRIGTGGAAGLLAGFFGVGGGVIMVPLQMLLLAEPIKVAIQTSLGVIIITAISACVGHALMGNVLLLEGIVLGAGGLLGAQLGTRYLPKLPDHVVSLVFKTFLGVLSIYMFWQAWRSFYN is encoded by the coding sequence ATGATTATTGAGTCAGTAATTACAGCAAAATTTTGGATATTAACTGCTGGCGGGCTTTTTTCGGGAATTCTTGCGGGAATTTTAGGAATCGGCGGCGGGACTGTTTTAGTTCCTTTATTAGTTACCCTTGGCTATTCACCTGTTAAAGCTGTCGCTACCAGTAGTCTAGCGATTTTGATTACAGCGACTTCTGGGACTGTACAAAATTGGCGAATGGGTTACATTGATGCACAGAAAGTGATCTATCTGGGAATTCCAGCAATTTTCACTGCTCAAATCGGTGCTTATTTAGCCAGTAGAGTAGCATCTTATTTACTGCTAAGTACGTTTGGTTTGTTGCTGCTGCTGAACGTTTATTTAGTAGAACTGCGTAAACGGATAATAGCTAAGGAAGAAAGCGGTAATCATCAAGAATTTAATCCTGTGGTATCCAGAATTGGTACAGGTGGCGCGGCTGGATTACTTGCAGGATTTTTTGGTGTTGGTGGTGGTGTGATTATGGTTCCACTACAAATGTTACTACTAGCAGAACCGATTAAAGTAGCAATCCAAACAAGTCTTGGTGTGATTATAATTACTGCAATTTCTGCTTGTGTGGGACACGCTTTAATGGGTAATGTGTTATTACTTGAGGGTATAGTTTTGGGTGCTGGGGGTTTATTAGGCGCTCAGTTGGGTACTCGTTATTTACCTAAGTTACCGGATCATGTTGTAAGTTTGGTTTTTAAGACGTTTTTGGGGGTTTTATCTATTTATATGTTTTGGCAGGCGTGGAGAAGTTTTTATAATTGA
- a CDS encoding SOS response-associated peptidase: MCGRFTLTQSAEIIAQVFDLGNIPPFNPRYNIAPSQAIATILIKPDDTERQLQMLHWGLIPRWAKDVKMGAKLINARAETLTEKPSFRTAFKKRRCLIIADGFYEWQQQDGKKQPFYFKLQDEQPFAFAGLWEHWESEREVIESCTILTTEANQIMQPIHGRMPVILSSKDYDLWLDPSVQKSDLLQPLLLPYSAEEMTAYPVSTRVNKPMNDSPECIQELVAE, translated from the coding sequence ATGTGTGGCAGATTTACTCTTACTCAATCAGCAGAGATAATTGCTCAAGTTTTTGATTTGGGGAATATTCCGCCTTTTAACCCTCGTTATAATATTGCGCCTAGTCAAGCGATCGCAACAATATTAATTAAGCCAGATGATACAGAAAGACAGTTGCAGATGTTGCATTGGGGTTTGATTCCCCGTTGGGCAAAAGATGTGAAGATGGGGGCGAAGCTAATTAATGCTAGGGCGGAAACTTTAACTGAAAAACCATCTTTTAGGACAGCTTTTAAAAAAAGGCGTTGTTTAATAATTGCTGATGGTTTTTATGAGTGGCAGCAGCAAGATGGAAAAAAACAGCCGTTTTATTTTAAGTTGCAAGATGAACAGCCTTTTGCTTTTGCTGGGTTGTGGGAACATTGGGAAAGTGAGCGGGAAGTTATTGAGTCTTGCACTATTTTAACAACTGAAGCTAATCAAATTATGCAGCCTATTCATGGGCGGATGCCTGTAATTCTGTCGTCAAAAGATTATGATTTGTGGTTAGATCCCAGTGTGCAAAAGTCAGATTTGTTACAACCTTTATTGCTTCCTTATTCGGCAGAGGAAATGACAGCATACCCAGTTAGTACGCGAGTTAATAAACCAATGAATGATAGCCCTGAATGTATTCAAGAATTAGTTGCAGAGTAA
- a CDS encoding DUF751 family protein, which translates to MFATFDGFWENISRYPRFFITMLLGVFFFTFGWLKPLLERPVTAIALIIFLVAGLTFLSFTLRAMLGLAPI; encoded by the coding sequence ATGTTTGCAACTTTTGATGGATTTTGGGAAAACATCTCTCGTTATCCCCGCTTTTTTATAACGATGCTGCTGGGTGTATTCTTTTTCACCTTCGGATGGTTGAAACCTCTATTAGAGCGCCCAGTAACAGCGATCGCACTGATTATTTTCTTAGTCGCTGGGCTGACTTTTTTATCTTTTACCCTCCGTGCCATGCTGGGTTTAGCTCCAATTTAG
- a CDS encoding DUF4327 family protein, whose protein sequence is MSINTIQATNSLRYSIEVIKDEARQLVDKGVISRQQPIYVLCQYIPAREWVCVECELERCNFLLRDRVGDLMGHEEWEND, encoded by the coding sequence ATGAGTATTAACACAATCCAAGCTACTAATTCTCTTCGATATTCCATAGAAGTAATTAAAGACGAGGCACGCCAACTGGTAGACAAAGGTGTTATCAGTCGCCAACAACCGATTTATGTCCTCTGTCAGTACATCCCAGCCCGTGAGTGGGTTTGTGTAGAATGTGAACTAGAACGCTGTAACTTCTTGCTACGCGATCGCGTCGGCGATTTGATGGGGCATGAAGAATGGGAAAATGACTAA
- a CDS encoding tetratricopeptide repeat-containing S1 family peptidase yields the protein MKFWRWFVASSLLAVSLNSCRSELLNFQLGKSVDGEVVKISYGDKGNATGFFVPAPDQVCSVLTARHALPASGKLKLQTSDNKLWEPANIQRFPNQDLAVVTFKPGESNCPYQAFRLGNFEQVKLGDSIKILGFSQSADSNQLASQSLSGAVTAIENLPDGYGISYKTPANKGMVGAPVLNQAGEVIAVNGRNIREIARLAELKGAVPPQQLSTANSNQGSNSAVEVVNWGIPINIYMANAPIIPTEAVANSTAPKSAAEWLKIGNDFYISQQYEAALKGYDQALKIEPKYVLAWLYKGSLLLELKRYQEAVSNYDRALQFKPDSTVALSNRGLALDHIQKYEEAIASFDKAIKLQPNAPEVWTGRCYALAKLQKYQDAIASCEVAIKIQPEYSDAWNNRGYVLNQVQQYDQALLSFEKAIEFEPNNAEAWANKGLALDHLQQNAEAIAAYDQAIKLQPNYAQAWYGRGNALFSLNKPKDALAAYNKAISLKPNYQQALNSKSAVLAALQRNQDNVAAEGQTPHVKVDNYNN from the coding sequence ATGAAGTTTTGGCGCTGGTTTGTTGCTTCTAGCTTGCTGGCTGTATCACTGAACAGTTGTAGGAGCGAATTGTTAAATTTTCAGCTAGGTAAATCAGTTGATGGCGAAGTAGTGAAAATTTCCTATGGAGACAAAGGAAATGCTACCGGATTTTTTGTACCAGCGCCGGATCAAGTTTGTAGTGTTCTCACAGCGCGTCATGCTTTGCCTGCGAGTGGTAAGTTGAAGTTACAAACTTCTGACAATAAACTTTGGGAACCTGCTAATATTCAACGCTTCCCTAATCAAGATTTAGCAGTAGTAACCTTTAAACCTGGTGAATCAAATTGCCCTTATCAAGCTTTTCGTTTAGGTAATTTTGAGCAGGTAAAACTGGGAGATAGTATCAAAATTTTAGGTTTTTCTCAATCAGCAGATAGTAACCAGCTTGCGTCGCAGTCTTTATCAGGGGCGGTTACAGCAATTGAGAATTTACCAGATGGTTATGGTATTTCCTACAAAACTCCGGCAAATAAAGGGATGGTAGGCGCACCTGTACTTAATCAAGCTGGTGAGGTAATTGCCGTTAATGGTCGTAATATTAGAGAAATTGCTCGCTTGGCTGAATTAAAAGGCGCTGTACCACCACAACAGTTATCTACAGCAAATTCTAATCAAGGTAGTAATTCTGCGGTTGAGGTTGTTAATTGGGGAATTCCAATTAATATTTATATGGCAAATGCGCCGATAATTCCTACTGAGGCTGTGGCTAATTCAACTGCGCCGAAAAGCGCCGCCGAATGGTTGAAAATTGGCAATGATTTTTATATCTCTCAGCAGTATGAAGCGGCTCTGAAAGGATATGATCAAGCTCTGAAGATTGAGCCTAAATATGTTTTAGCTTGGTTGTATAAAGGATCGTTGTTACTGGAGTTAAAACGCTACCAAGAAGCTGTTAGTAATTATGATCGAGCGTTGCAATTTAAGCCAGATTCAACGGTAGCTTTGTCAAATCGAGGTTTAGCATTAGATCATATACAGAAGTATGAGGAAGCGATCGCATCTTTTGATAAAGCGATTAAACTACAACCAAATGCCCCTGAAGTGTGGACTGGACGCTGTTATGCTTTAGCGAAGTTGCAAAAATACCAAGATGCGATCGCATCTTGTGAAGTAGCAATTAAAATTCAGCCAGAATACTCTGATGCTTGGAATAATCGGGGATATGTACTAAATCAGGTACAACAATACGATCAAGCTTTGTTATCCTTTGAAAAAGCAATTGAATTTGAACCGAATAATGCCGAAGCTTGGGCAAATAAAGGGTTAGCGTTAGATCATTTACAACAGAATGCGGAAGCGATCGCAGCTTATGATCAAGCAATTAAGTTACAACCAAATTACGCTCAAGCTTGGTATGGTCGCGGCAATGCTTTATTTAGTTTAAATAAGCCTAAAGATGCCCTAGCTGCTTATAATAAAGCGATTAGTTTGAAGCCCAATTATCAACAAGCATTAAATAGTAAAAGTGCAGTATTAGCAGCGTTACAACGTAATCAAGATAATGTTGCTGCTGAGGGGCAAACACCTCACGTAAAAGTAGATAATTACAACAATTGA